In Macadamia integrifolia cultivar HAES 741 chromosome 5, SCU_Mint_v3, whole genome shotgun sequence, a single window of DNA contains:
- the LOC122078290 gene encoding protein terminal ear1 homolog isoform X1: protein MEEEKKVKKLGLNPFAKEFKPSNPTEVMERVLLEDEFHKLVTHEQKNIMYLRREFDDNINKWVKVPLPSLPFIILRFSGNTSLIIRNIPNRISRKMLIQLLDKHCEEQNKKIMGLKINPPILLSEFDFVYLPVDFKSNQNKGYGFVNFTSTAGAFRFFRAYDMHKWDIFHSRKTCEIDFADIQGRENLAKHFMKSTFICDTNAYLPVQFSPPRNGFLSQQPTIGTIGKVIVPFRKCVEVAPSD from the exons atggaggaggagaagaaggtaAAGAAGTTGGGGTTGAACCCTTTTGCAAAGGAGTTCAAACCTTCAAATCCAACTGAAGTGATGGAGAGGGTTTTATTAGAAGATGAGTTCCACAAACTTGTTACTCATGAACAGAAGAACATCATGTATCTGCGGAGAGAGTTTGATGATAATATTAACAAATGGGTTAAGGTTCCGCTCCCTTCATTACCTTTCATTATTCTCAGATTTTCTGGGAATACCTCTTTGATCATCCGAAATATCCCAAATCGAataag TAGGAAGATGTTGATTCAGTTGCTAGATAAGCATTGTGAGGAACAGAACAAGAAGATAATGGGATTAAAGATTAATCCTCCAATTCTTCTCTCTGAATTTGATTTTGTGTATCTTCCTGTAGATTTCAA ATCCAATCAGAACAAAGGTTATGGGTTCGTGAACTTCACAAGTACTGCTGGAGCTTTTCGGTTCTTTAGAGCTTATGACATGCACAAATGGGATATTTTCCACTCAAGGAAGACCTGTGAGATTGATTTTGCTGACATTCAG GGAAGGGAAAACTTGGCGAAACATTTCATGAAATCCACTTTCATATGTGATACAAATGCCTACTTGCCGGTGCAGTTCTCCCCTCCTCGCAATGGCTTCTTGTCCCAGCAACCTACCAttggaactattggaaaagtaATCGTTCCATTTCGGAAGTGTGTGGAAGTTGCTCCTTCTGATTAG
- the LOC122078290 gene encoding protein terminal ear1 homolog isoform X2 produces the protein MEEEKKVKKLGLNPFAKEFKPSNPTEVMERVLLEDEFHKLVTHEQKNIMYLRREFDDNINKWVKVPLPSLPFIILRFSGNTSLIIRNIPNRIRSNQNKGYGFVNFTSTAGAFRFFRAYDMHKWDIFHSRKTCEIDFADIQGRENLAKHFMKSTFICDTNAYLPVQFSPPRNGFLSQQPTIGTIGKVIVPFRKCVEVAPSD, from the exons atggaggaggagaagaaggtaAAGAAGTTGGGGTTGAACCCTTTTGCAAAGGAGTTCAAACCTTCAAATCCAACTGAAGTGATGGAGAGGGTTTTATTAGAAGATGAGTTCCACAAACTTGTTACTCATGAACAGAAGAACATCATGTATCTGCGGAGAGAGTTTGATGATAATATTAACAAATGGGTTAAGGTTCCGCTCCCTTCATTACCTTTCATTATTCTCAGATTTTCTGGGAATACCTCTTTGATCATCCGAAATATCCCAAATCGAataag ATCCAATCAGAACAAAGGTTATGGGTTCGTGAACTTCACAAGTACTGCTGGAGCTTTTCGGTTCTTTAGAGCTTATGACATGCACAAATGGGATATTTTCCACTCAAGGAAGACCTGTGAGATTGATTTTGCTGACATTCAG GGAAGGGAAAACTTGGCGAAACATTTCATGAAATCCACTTTCATATGTGATACAAATGCCTACTTGCCGGTGCAGTTCTCCCCTCCTCGCAATGGCTTCTTGTCCCAGCAACCTACCAttggaactattggaaaagtaATCGTTCCATTTCGGAAGTGTGTGGAAGTTGCTCCTTCTGATTAG